The Thermodesulfovibrionia bacterium genome includes a window with the following:
- the mazG gene encoding nucleoside triphosphate pyrophosphohydrolase, translated as MKLEELIKVVDRLRGPDGCPWDKEQTRDSLRPYLIEELYELLDAFDENDSDHIKEELGDLLLQIALHSQIAKEEGLFEIDDVIEGIVSKMVRRHPHVFGDKDFKTSADVSKWWEEHKRSEKKKVRSILDGVPKTLPSLLRAQELQAKASGVGFDWDNIEDVFKKLDEEVGEFKRALLKKDYSNVEDELGDIFFVLVSISNFVKVNPEDALRKTISKFIARFEHIERIAAERGMEVSDMKLSEMEACWNEAKGHHPN; from the coding sequence ATGAAACTTGAAGAATTAATAAAGGTGGTTGACAGGCTCAGGGGGCCGGATGGATGCCCATGGGACAAGGAGCAGACAAGGGACAGCCTGAGGCCTTATCTTATTGAAGAGCTTTACGAGCTTCTTGATGCTTTTGATGAAAATGACTCTGATCATATTAAAGAGGAACTGGGGGACCTTCTCCTTCAGATAGCCCTCCACTCTCAGATCGCAAAGGAGGAGGGGCTGTTTGAAATAGATGATGTAATTGAGGGGATCGTCAGCAAGATGGTCAGGAGGCATCCTCATGTCTTCGGGGATAAGGATTTCAAGACATCTGCTGATGTATCAAAATGGTGGGAGGAGCACAAGAGATCAGAAAAGAAGAAGGTAAGATCTATTTTAGACGGAGTGCCGAAGACGCTTCCGTCTCTTTTGAGGGCGCAGGAGCTGCAGGCCAAGGCGTCCGGCGTCGGGTTTGACTGGGATAATATAGAGGATGTTTTTAAAAAACTTGATGAAGAGGTCGGCGAGTTCAAGCGGGCGCTTTTAAAGAAAGATTACAGCAATGTCGAAGATGAGCTTGGTGATATATTTTTTGTTCTTGTCAGCATATCAAACTTTGTCAAAGTAAATCCTGAGGATGCCCTGCGGAAGACCATAAGTAAATTTATTGCGCGGTTTGAGCATATCGAGAGAATTGCTGCTGAGCGGGGCATGGAGGTTTCAGATATGAAGCTTTCTGAGATGGAGGCGTGCTGGAACGAAGCAAAGGGCCATCATCCTAACTGA
- a CDS encoding class I SAM-dependent methyltransferase, which yields MKTDNFPQPVVTRGYGFLERFLAKKRADMADNLIPDSHRKGRILDIGCGSYPLALLHIDFNEKFGLDKVVGEKNPGYFQIKGINIKNLDLEMQESIPFDNDYFDVVIMLAVFEHIETDRLETILNEVYRILKPGGVYIMTTPAIWTDKLLRIMARLRLVSPVEIEEHKCAYSPSSVNEILQRTNFKDGNINFGYFEMFMNIYTVAIK from the coding sequence ATGAAAACTGATAATTTTCCCCAACCTGTAGTGACCAGAGGCTATGGTTTTTTAGAGAGGTTCCTTGCTAAAAAAAGAGCCGATATGGCTGATAATCTTATTCCGGACTCTCATCGGAAAGGACGCATTCTTGATATAGGTTGCGGTTCGTATCCTCTTGCTCTATTGCATATTGATTTTAATGAAAAGTTTGGTCTGGATAAAGTAGTCGGGGAGAAAAATCCGGGTTACTTTCAGATAAAAGGGATCAATATAAAAAATCTTGATCTTGAGATGCAAGAGTCAATCCCATTTGATAACGATTATTTTGATGTTGTAATCATGCTAGCAGTTTTTGAGCATATAGAGACTGATAGGTTAGAGACCATTCTAAATGAGGTTTATCGTATTCTAAAGCCAGGGGGGGTCTATATAATGACGACCCCGGCGATATGGACAGATAAACTATTGAGGATTATGGCCAGACTAAGACTGGTCAGTCCGGTTGAGATCGAGGAGCATAAGTGCGCTTACAGTCCCTCAAGCGTTAATGAGATATTACAAAGGACAAATTTCAAAGATGGGAATATAAATTTCGGATATTTTGAGATGTTTATGAACATTTATACTGTTGCCATAAAATAG
- the hpt gene encoding hypoxanthine phosphoribosyltransferase: MVVGKPLLTVLQIQDRVKELAKEISTDYKGKEIISIGVLKGAFIFFSDLVKLIQVPTDIDFLNVSSYSKTESTGKIKIHTDIREDIRGRHVLLIEDIIDTGITINYLKKKLLAKKPASLKICCLLDKKERRKVDAGIDYTGFEIPDKYLVGYGLDYENKFRNLPYIAILKKRG; encoded by the coding sequence ATGGTAGTAGGCAAACCGCTTCTCACGGTACTGCAGATACAGGATAGGGTCAAAGAGCTTGCCAAGGAAATATCAACTGATTACAAGGGCAAGGAGATCATATCGATCGGGGTTCTTAAAGGCGCATTTATATTCTTCTCAGATCTTGTAAAATTAATCCAGGTCCCCACAGATATCGACTTCCTCAACGTCTCCAGCTACAGCAAGACAGAGAGCACCGGCAAGATAAAGATCCATACCGATATCAGAGAAGACATACGCGGCAGACATGTTCTCCTCATAGAGGACATTATTGATACAGGGATCACAATTAATTATCTCAAGAAGAAGCTCCTTGCAAAAAAACCTGCCTCACTTAAGATATGCTGCCTGCTTGACAAGAAAGAGCGGAGAAAAGTTGACGCAGGAATTGACTATACAGGCTTCGAGATACCGGACAAATATCTGGTTGGTTACGGGCTTGATTACGAGAATAAATTCAGGAACCTTCCTTATATTGCAATACTGAAGAAGCGGGGTTAA
- the lptD gene encoding LPS assembly protein LptD yields MEIKSSRTTVNLRYILLFILFYFSLLISASAEESLNISSDSLEYISRENTYIGKGNVSILYKDQSLKADEVRLNNSTSDAVATGNIIYESSETIINADKLELNLENKLGTIYKSYILYKKKNYHIRGGDLTKTGDESYKMDRATVTTCDANPPEWHISAEDIIAVEHERLTLKNAKFYIRNIPVLYTPYFTVPLLGKRETGLLNPTIGYTNTKGFTYKQGFFWAIRDNMDATIYLDYYSNKGLGKGLDYRYISNPESLGEVWLYNLRDNDLSKELTEIKTYHNRKLPFNISSYLKIHAVNDFDYYNILESTTPDRFGLSSKEPAFFGFLANERRQKYLESNLHFSKPFYNGRVYLLSQYRQNLEGSSGTIPQNLPEIGIIMNTVTYGPASFNVALKGANFWRDQGQIGQRIDLNPNLFLSFGRIVNVTQKIGLRETAYFLTSPNKNRNRLLFDLSTSLSTSLLKKFKSFNQIVEPSIEYTYIPDVEQDDITTFDSTDHIPQTSSITYSLTNRLASSVAQKRLESRFRLSQSYSLLSTDRPFTPVVVEGAFSSDRLSFKINASYDTYDMRITDTIASVNLKSETGFISLGKNFRRSTLLDQYSIEAGLYHPIKVYNKSLPVEMYGKLWYDLKGGGIQELNLKTTYKRQCWGFTASYTKKPLEYQIMFGIEFTGLGTVQLG; encoded by the coding sequence TTGGAAATTAAAAGCTCCCGGACAACCGTTAATCTCAGATATATACTTTTATTTATTCTTTTTTATTTCTCACTCCTTATTTCTGCATCAGCAGAGGAATCTTTAAATATATCTTCCGACTCCCTGGAGTATATATCCAGAGAGAATACATATATCGGGAAAGGAAATGTCAGCATACTGTATAAAGACCAAAGCCTGAAAGCCGACGAAGTGCGCCTGAACAATTCCACATCTGATGCCGTTGCGACAGGCAATATTATTTATGAAAGCAGTGAAACTATTATTAATGCTGATAAGCTGGAGTTGAACCTTGAAAATAAACTGGGCACAATTTATAAAAGCTACATATTATATAAAAAGAAAAATTACCACATCAGAGGCGGGGACCTGACAAAGACAGGGGATGAAAGTTATAAGATGGATCGAGCCACTGTTACAACATGTGATGCAAACCCTCCTGAATGGCATATCTCTGCTGAAGACATCATAGCGGTTGAGCACGAAAGACTGACCCTCAAAAATGCGAAATTCTATATAAGAAACATTCCTGTTCTATATACACCGTATTTCACCGTCCCTTTATTGGGCAAGCGAGAGACAGGTTTATTGAACCCGACTATCGGATATACAAATACTAAAGGATTCACTTACAAACAGGGGTTTTTCTGGGCCATACGTGACAACATGGATGCAACCATCTACCTTGATTACTATAGCAATAAAGGGCTTGGCAAAGGTCTTGATTACAGGTATATATCAAACCCTGAGTCTCTTGGAGAAGTATGGCTGTACAACCTGAGGGACAATGACCTATCAAAAGAATTGACTGAGATCAAGACCTACCATAACCGTAAGCTCCCATTTAACATATCCAGCTACCTGAAAATTCACGCGGTAAATGATTTTGATTATTACAATATCCTTGAGTCAACCACTCCTGACAGGTTCGGGCTATCATCAAAGGAACCGGCTTTTTTCGGCTTCCTGGCTAACGAGAGGCGGCAAAAATATCTTGAATCAAACCTGCATTTTTCAAAACCTTTCTATAACGGAAGGGTGTATCTCCTAAGCCAGTACAGACAAAACCTTGAGGGAAGCTCGGGTACAATACCTCAAAATCTACCGGAAATAGGCATCATAATGAATACAGTTACCTATGGGCCAGCCTCTTTCAATGTCGCACTTAAAGGTGCAAATTTCTGGAGAGATCAGGGACAGATCGGACAGAGGATCGATCTGAATCCGAATTTATTTTTGAGCTTTGGAAGGATAGTTAATGTTACCCAGAAAATAGGGTTACGTGAAACAGCCTATTTTTTAACATCCCCGAACAAGAACAGGAACAGGCTGCTATTTGACCTGAGTACTTCATTGTCAACAAGTTTACTAAAGAAATTCAAATCATTCAATCAAATTGTTGAGCCTTCAATTGAGTATACATACATCCCTGATGTTGAACAGGACGATATAACAACATTTGACTCAACAGATCATATCCCTCAGACAAGCAGCATAACCTACTCACTCACAAATAGGCTTGCCAGCTCTGTTGCCCAAAAAAGGCTTGAATCAAGATTCAGGCTGTCACAAAGCTACAGCCTGCTTAGCACCGACAGGCCGTTTACCCCTGTAGTCGTGGAAGGCGCATTTTCAAGCGACAGATTGAGCTTTAAAATAAACGCATCATATGATACATATGACATGAGGATAACAGATACTATCGCATCTGTTAATCTAAAGAGCGAAACCGGCTTTATAAGCCTGGGGAAAAACTTCCGGCGCTCTACGCTTCTTGACCAGTACTCGATTGAAGCAGGCCTTTACCATCCGATAAAAGTTTACAATAAAAGCCTTCCTGTAGAGATGTACGGCAAGCTGTGGTACGACCTTAAGGGCGGGGGAATACAGGAGCTGAATCTAAAGACTACATATAAACGCCAATGCTGGGGATTTACCGCTTCTTATACAAAAAAACCTCTTGAATACCAGATCATGTTCGGCATCGAGTTTACCGGACTTGGCACAGTTCAGTTAGGATGA
- the accD gene encoding acetyl-CoA carboxylase, carboxyltransferase subunit beta: MAWFKKDKAAADKKVKVPEGLWVKCNSCKEIIYRKEVDRNLKVCPKCNYHFRISAKERISLFVDEGSFIEIDSNLSSNDPLEFNPEGNEQVSYKDKLKAVRNSSNVKEAAISGSAKIDGQPVVIIVLDFAFFGGSMGSVVGEKFVRAVEKAEKEGLPFMSVASSGGARMQEGIISLMQMAKTSGAIAKFKQVGMPYISILADPTFGGVSASFAMLGDIIIAEPKSLIGFAGKRVIEQTINQQLPDNFQTAEFLLAHGMIDIIVPRKDLKKTISTILSLTA; encoded by the coding sequence ATGGCGTGGTTCAAGAAAGATAAAGCGGCGGCCGACAAAAAGGTAAAAGTGCCTGAAGGGCTATGGGTAAAATGCAACTCCTGCAAAGAGATCATCTACAGGAAAGAGGTAGACCGCAACCTCAAGGTCTGTCCAAAATGCAATTATCACTTCAGGATATCTGCAAAAGAACGCATTTCGCTTTTTGTAGATGAGGGCAGTTTCATCGAGATAGACAGTAACCTCTCTTCCAATGACCCCCTTGAATTCAACCCTGAGGGTAACGAGCAGGTGTCTTATAAAGATAAACTAAAGGCGGTCCGGAACAGTTCCAATGTTAAGGAGGCCGCTATATCCGGCAGCGCAAAAATTGACGGGCAGCCTGTAGTTATAATTGTTCTTGATTTTGCATTCTTTGGCGGAAGCATGGGCTCTGTGGTTGGAGAAAAATTTGTCAGGGCTGTTGAAAAAGCAGAAAAAGAAGGGCTTCCTTTCATGTCAGTTGCTTCTTCCGGAGGGGCAAGGATGCAGGAAGGGATAATCTCCCTTATGCAGATGGCCAAGACATCAGGAGCTATTGCAAAATTCAAACAGGTCGGGATGCCTTATATCTCGATACTGGCCGACCCCACCTTTGGAGGAGTTTCAGCCAGTTTTGCGATGCTGGGCGATATAATAATCGCTGAACCTAAAAGCCTTATCGGATTTGCCGGTAAAAGGGTCATTGAACAGACAATCAACCAGCAGCTGCCTGATAATTTCCAGACTGCGGAGTTTCTGCTCGCGCATGGAATGATCGACATTATAGTGCCGAGAAAAGACCTGAAAAAAACCATAAGCACTATTCTCTCTTTAACAGCCTGA
- the trpA gene encoding tryptophan synthase subunit alpha, with translation MSNISQVFDKLKTSGRKALIPYIMAGDPTLSATKKYISVLEQAGADIIELGVPFSDPLADGPTIQRAAERAIKHKVTLRKVLKLVSEIRKSTDIPIILMTYYNPVFKFGVSSFVKAAVKAGVDGVIVPDLIPDEADEYIKESRKYKLDTIFLLAPTSTPDRIKKIANASTGFIYYVSITGITGSKLSAGPKMKQTLRSIKKATKKPVAVGFGISTPEEAASMSLLADGVIVGSAIVKLISEGKDISSFVRILRKAI, from the coding sequence ATGAGCAATATTTCACAGGTATTTGACAAGTTAAAAACATCCGGGAGAAAAGCTCTCATCCCTTATATAATGGCTGGAGACCCGACACTTTCGGCAACAAAAAAATATATTTCTGTACTCGAGCAGGCAGGTGCGGATATAATTGAACTCGGCGTTCCTTTCAGCGACCCGCTTGCAGACGGGCCTACTATACAGAGGGCTGCAGAAAGAGCAATTAAACATAAAGTCACCTTAAGAAAAGTCTTAAAACTTGTCAGTGAGATAAGAAAAAGCACAGACATCCCTATCATTCTTATGACTTATTACAACCCTGTATTTAAATTTGGGGTCAGCAGCTTTGTGAAAGCTGCTGTTAAAGCCGGGGTCGATGGCGTGATAGTGCCTGACCTCATCCCTGATGAAGCTGACGAGTATATAAAAGAGTCACGCAAATATAAGCTTGATACCATATTTCTGCTTGCGCCTACAAGCACTCCGGATAGAATAAAGAAAATTGCTAACGCCTCAACCGGTTTTATTTATTATGTCTCTATCACCGGCATTACAGGCTCAAAGCTTTCAGCAGGCCCGAAAATGAAGCAGACATTACGCTCAATAAAGAAAGCCACTAAAAAACCTGTTGCAGTAGGGTTTGGGATATCAACCCCTGAAGAAGCGGCGTCAATGTCCTTACTTGCTGACGGTGTGATCGTAGGAAGCGCAATAGTCAAACTGATATCTGAAGGCAAAGATATCAGTAGTTTTGTCAGAATATTAAGAAAAGCGATATAG
- the trpB gene encoding tryptophan synthase subunit beta, which translates to MKKTDKKIPDNKGHFGQYGGRFVPETLMPALIELDKAYNKYKKDKNFLAELVLLQKDYIGRPTPLYLAKNLTKLVCGAKIYLKREDLCHTGAHKINNAIAQSLLAKKMGKTRIIAETGAGQHGVATATGAALAGLECEVYMGTDDMKRQSLNVFRMRLLGAKVTGVPIGSKTLKDAINEALRDWTANVENTHYVLGTAFGPHPYPMMVRDFQSVIGKEARKQILKAEGKLPNCLIACVGGGSNSIGLFYAFLKDKIRMIGVEAGGHGIRSGKHAARFAGGSIGVFQGCKSYLLQDKDGNVLGTHSVSAGLDYASVGPEHCYLRDLEKIEYTYATDKEALNAFELLSNTEGIIPALESAHAVAEAVKVASTMPKNSVIIVNLSGRGDKDVEQVAKIKGITL; encoded by the coding sequence ATGAAAAAAACAGATAAAAAGATCCCGGACAACAAAGGCCATTTCGGTCAATACGGCGGCAGATTCGTTCCTGAAACGCTGATGCCTGCTCTGATAGAGCTTGATAAGGCCTACAATAAGTACAAAAAGGATAAAAACTTCCTTGCAGAGCTTGTCTTGCTCCAAAAAGACTATATAGGAAGGCCTACTCCCCTCTATCTCGCAAAAAACCTTACAAAACTAGTTTGCGGGGCAAAGATTTACTTAAAAAGAGAAGACCTTTGCCATACAGGAGCCCACAAGATAAACAATGCCATTGCGCAGTCTCTCCTTGCAAAGAAAATGGGGAAGACAAGGATCATAGCTGAGACAGGTGCGGGACAGCACGGCGTTGCTACTGCGACCGGGGCTGCCCTTGCAGGGCTTGAATGTGAAGTTTATATGGGAACCGATGACATGAAGAGACAGTCGCTTAATGTCTTCAGGATGCGTCTTCTGGGAGCTAAAGTAACAGGGGTTCCCATAGGATCAAAAACACTCAAGGATGCGATAAATGAAGCGCTAAGAGACTGGACGGCAAATGTAGAAAACACTCACTATGTGCTCGGCACCGCATTCGGGCCGCACCCTTATCCTATGATGGTAAGGGATTTTCAGTCTGTGATCGGCAAAGAAGCCAGAAAACAGATACTTAAAGCAGAAGGAAAACTTCCTAACTGCCTTATAGCATGCGTCGGCGGAGGAAGCAACTCCATCGGGCTTTTCTACGCCTTTTTAAAAGACAAGATCAGAATGATAGGTGTTGAAGCAGGAGGGCACGGCATAAGAAGCGGAAAGCACGCTGCACGCTTTGCAGGAGGTTCTATCGGCGTCTTCCAGGGCTGCAAAAGTTATTTACTGCAGGACAAGGACGGCAATGTCCTCGGGACACACTCAGTATCCGCAGGGCTTGACTATGCCTCTGTTGGCCCTGAACACTGTTATCTAAGGGATTTAGAAAAGATAGAATACACATACGCAACCGACAAAGAAGCGCTTAATGCATTTGAACTTCTCAGCAACACAGAGGGGATCATCCCTGCCCTTGAATCTGCGCATGCTGTTGCAGAAGCTGTAAAAGTGGCTTCAACAATGCCTAAAAACTCTGTCATAATAGTAAATCTTTCAGGCAGAGGCGATAAAGATGTCGAGCAGGTCGCAAAGATCAAAGGGATAACACTTTAA
- a CDS encoding folylpolyglutamate synthase/dihydrofolate synthase family protein, whose protein sequence is MLTDPEIYSKTVNYLYDLQKHGVKLGLSNIERLTDILEKPQNSFRSIHIAGTNGKGSTTTMIASILRTSGWKVGMFTSPHLKSFTERIRVNGIPISESDVVSLTHKIRESFAGTDLNPTFFEVVTALAFCYFSLHKVDWAVIETGMGGRFDATNIIHPELSIITNIDIDHAEYLGDSISAISHEKAGIIKQGVPVITGARQPEAIMKLSDTAEMNNSAIHIYGKDFTSSPVSADLNRQFFDYKGYRTLKNISLNLSGSYQTVNASLAIRAVEILNNSGEDIDDTSVRTSLTAIDIEGRLEVVSEAPFIILDSAHNPEASRRLSSSLKELFPDKKITIIIGIMKDKDIAGILKPILEISDSIILTRPEGERAASPEEINNKVTSLIMNNIANRHVSVTLTDSVSEALETAKKMWLEDSIICVTGSFYTTGKVKELLGNKGILSGLRE, encoded by the coding sequence ATGTTAACTGACCCTGAAATATACAGTAAGACCGTAAATTACCTTTATGACCTGCAGAAGCACGGGGTAAAGCTCGGGCTCTCAAATATCGAGAGATTAACCGACATACTTGAGAAACCTCAAAACTCCTTCCGCTCCATCCACATCGCCGGGACAAATGGAAAAGGGTCAACAACAACCATGATCGCCTCCATTCTCAGAACCAGCGGCTGGAAAGTCGGAATGTTTACCTCGCCTCACCTCAAAAGTTTTACCGAGCGTATCAGGGTTAACGGCATCCCGATATCAGAATCCGATGTGGTCTCGCTCACTCATAAAATAAGAGAGTCCTTTGCCGGTACAGACCTGAACCCGACATTTTTTGAAGTTGTCACCGCGCTTGCGTTTTGCTATTTTTCATTACATAAGGTTGACTGGGCTGTTATAGAAACAGGAATGGGCGGCAGGTTTGACGCAACAAATATAATCCATCCGGAGCTCAGCATCATAACAAACATAGACATTGACCATGCAGAATATCTTGGAGATTCCATTTCAGCCATAAGTCATGAAAAAGCAGGCATCATTAAACAGGGGGTGCCTGTGATAACAGGGGCCAGGCAGCCTGAGGCTATAATGAAGTTGTCAGATACAGCTGAGATGAATAATTCCGCTATTCATATTTACGGCAAAGACTTTACAAGTTCTCCAGTGTCGGCAGATCTCAACAGGCAGTTCTTTGATTACAAAGGCTACAGGACTCTGAAAAATATATCTTTAAATCTGTCCGGCAGCTACCAGACAGTTAACGCATCTCTTGCGATAAGAGCTGTGGAGATACTTAATAACAGCGGAGAAGATATTGACGATACCTCCGTAAGAACAAGCCTTACAGCGATCGATATTGAAGGAAGGCTTGAAGTTGTATCTGAGGCACCTTTCATAATTCTCGACAGTGCGCATAATCCTGAAGCATCCAGAAGATTATCCAGCTCATTGAAAGAACTGTTCCCAGATAAGAAGATCACGATAATAATAGGTATAATGAAAGATAAAGACATAGCCGGAATATTAAAACCGATCTTAGAGATATCCGACTCTATCATTCTGACAAGGCCTGAAGGAGAAAGAGCCGCATCTCCTGAAGAGATCAATAATAAAGTAACCAGTTTGATTATGAACAATATTGCCAACAGGCATGTTTCAGTAACACTGACAGACTCAGTCAGCGAAGCTTTGGAAACAGCAAAGAAGATGTGGCTTGAAGATAGCATCATATGTGTAACAGGTTCATTTTATACGACAGGCAAGGTCAAAGAGCTGTTGGGAAATAAAGGCATACTGTCCGGGCTAAGGGAATAA
- a CDS encoding glycosyltransferase family 2 protein, translated as MKLSIIMPCFNEIKTIRTIIRKVLDVELTIQRELVIVDDFSTDGTREYLQSLENEKDIKVIFHAKNFGKGAALRTGFKAATGDIILIQDADLEYDPNNYPKLIEPIINNDADVVYGSRFRGGETHRVLFFWHLVGNHFLTLLSNMLTNLNLTDMEVCYKVFKKEILERIELRENRFGFEPEITAKISRLHCRIYEVGISYFGRTYSEGKKITWKDGLRAIYVILKYGILRSK; from the coding sequence ATGAAACTGTCCATAATCATGCCGTGCTTTAACGAGATCAAGACTATCCGCACTATTATAAGAAAGGTTCTGGACGTTGAACTGACCATTCAAAGAGAGCTAGTAATAGTTGATGATTTTTCAACTGATGGGACAAGGGAGTATCTTCAATCTCTTGAAAATGAAAAAGATATAAAGGTCATTTTCCATGCTAAAAATTTTGGGAAAGGGGCTGCTCTGAGGACCGGATTCAAGGCAGCAACCGGAGACATAATACTTATTCAGGACGCTGACCTTGAATATGACCCGAATAACTACCCGAAACTTATTGAGCCAATAATAAATAATGATGCTGATGTAGTTTACGGCTCCCGTTTTAGAGGTGGAGAGACACATCGCGTCCTTTTTTTCTGGCACCTGGTAGGCAATCATTTTTTAACACTTCTTTCAAATATGCTTACAAACCTCAACCTGACAGATATGGAGGTCTGTTATAAGGTTTTCAAAAAAGAGATACTGGAGAGGATAGAATTGAGAGAGAACAGGTTCGGTTTCGAGCCGGAAATTACAGCCAAGATAAGCAGGCTACATTGCAGAATCTATGAGGTAGGCATCTCATATTTTGGCAGGACATATTCCGAAGGCAAGAAAATAACCTGGAAAGATGGGTTGCGCGCAATATATGTTATTCTCAAATACGGAATATTGAGATCCAAATAA